In Fusobacterium sp. JB019, one DNA window encodes the following:
- the trpS gene encoding tryptophan--tRNA ligase, with translation MQRSLSGIQPSGTLHLGNYFGAMKQFIENQNSGKYEGFYFIADYHALTSLTNPEVLRESTKNIILDYLAIGLDPEKSTLFLQSDVPEHIELSWFLSNITPVGLMERGHSYKDKIAKGLFPNTGLLTYPILMASDILIYDTDIVPVGKDQKQHLEMTRDLAAKFNQQYNVDFFKLPEPLIMDSLAIVPGTDGQKMSKSYGNTINMFASKKVLKKQVMSIVTDSTPLEEPKDPDNNVSKLYKLFVTEEKYQEMRDKFKAGGYGYGHAKKELLEAILEYFKDARERREELVKNPEYVEEVLRKGALKAREIARKKLTEAKKIVGLMGNVYNK, from the coding sequence ATGCAAAGAAGTTTATCAGGAATACAACCAAGTGGAACTTTACATCTTGGAAATTATTTTGGAGCTATGAAACAATTTATAGAAAATCAAAACTCAGGAAAATACGAAGGTTTTTATTTTATTGCTGACTATCATGCTCTTACTTCTCTTACTAATCCAGAAGTTCTAAGAGAAAGTACTAAAAACATTATCTTAGATTATTTAGCAATTGGTCTTGATCCTGAAAAATCAACATTATTTTTACAATCTGATGTTCCAGAACATATTGAATTATCTTGGTTTCTTTCTAATATAACACCTGTTGGTCTTATGGAAAGAGGACATTCTTATAAAGATAAAATTGCCAAAGGATTATTCCCAAATACTGGACTTCTTACTTATCCTATTCTTATGGCTTCAGATATCTTAATTTATGATACTGATATTGTACCAGTTGGTAAAGATCAAAAACAACATCTTGAAATGACTAGAGATTTAGCAGCAAAATTTAATCAACAATATAATGTTGATTTCTTTAAACTTCCTGAACCTTTAATTATGGATAGTCTTGCTATTGTTCCAGGAACAGATGGACAAAAAATGAGTAAATCTTATGGTAATACTATAAATATGTTTGCCTCAAAAAAAGTTCTTAAAAAACAAGTTATGTCCATTGTAACTGACTCGACTCCTTTAGAAGAACCTAAAGATCCTGATAACAATGTTTCTAAATTATATAAATTATTTGTAACTGAAGAAAAGTACCAAGAAATGAGAGATAAATTTAAAGCTGGAGGATATGGTTATGGACATGCTAAAAAAGAATTACTTGAAGCTATTTTAGAATATTTTAAAGATGCTCGTGAAAGAAGAGAAGAACTTGTTAAAAATCCAGAATATGTAGAAGAAGTTCTTAGAAAAGGTGCTTTAAAAGCTAGGGAAATAGCTAGAAAAAAACTAACAGAAGCTAAAAAAATAGTTGGTCTTATGGGAAATGTATATAATAAATAA